The Streptomyces cynarae genome contains a region encoding:
- a CDS encoding glycoside hydrolase family 3 N-terminal domain-containing protein: MTTRVRRPRRRRSASLRTVTPLIILALTAAACGEATQQGPADSRRPLATSPGAETPGTAGPLPSRTTPGAPSATTGAASSAATTTAPPTPAATCTDRYFSGMTTAQRVGQLFMGGVSAAHPDAAQLGTLRDHHVGSIMLTGRSSAGTTVTRRLVDGFRGQADQVAGERIGLMVATDQEGGQVQVLSGPGFSAIPSGLTQGSWPVTTLRTRAADWAKQLKAAGVDLDLAPVADVVPAGLGTRNAPIGSFDREYGHTADTVTSHSNAFAAGFAQSGVMTTLKHFPGLGQVIGNTDVSANVVDSVTTAGSSGLTPFRAGIRAGSPFVMVSLATYAKIDSKHLAAFSPTVIGQLLRRDMGFKGVVISDDLGNAVAVRSFTPAQRALNFLSAGGDMILTVQPSTVPAMAQAIRTRMQQDASFRAKVDDSVHRILAAKHDAGLLVCR; this comes from the coding sequence ATGACCACGCGTGTCCGCCGACCGAGGAGGCGGCGCTCCGCATCCCTGCGCACCGTGACCCCGCTGATCATCCTGGCACTGACGGCCGCAGCCTGCGGAGAGGCCACGCAGCAGGGACCGGCCGACTCCCGCCGGCCTCTCGCCACCAGCCCCGGCGCGGAAACCCCCGGCACCGCCGGTCCCCTGCCCAGCCGCACCACGCCCGGTGCCCCTTCGGCCACCACCGGGGCCGCCTCCTCGGCCGCCACGACCACCGCACCGCCGACACCCGCTGCCACGTGCACGGACCGGTACTTCTCCGGCATGACCACGGCTCAGCGGGTCGGGCAGCTTTTCATGGGTGGAGTCTCCGCGGCCCACCCCGACGCGGCCCAGCTGGGCACTCTGCGTGACCATCACGTGGGATCCATCATGCTGACCGGGCGCAGCAGCGCCGGCACGACGGTGACCAGAAGGCTGGTCGACGGATTTCGCGGTCAAGCGGACCAGGTCGCCGGTGAGCGGATCGGGCTGATGGTCGCCACGGACCAGGAGGGCGGCCAGGTGCAGGTGCTGAGCGGCCCGGGATTCTCGGCCATTCCCAGCGGGCTGACCCAGGGCAGCTGGCCGGTCACGACACTGCGTACGCGGGCCGCGGACTGGGCGAAGCAGCTGAAGGCTGCCGGAGTCGACCTCGATCTGGCCCCGGTCGCCGACGTGGTCCCGGCAGGCCTGGGCACCCGCAACGCACCCATCGGCTCCTTCGACCGTGAGTACGGCCACACCGCCGACACCGTGACCTCTCACAGCAACGCCTTCGCCGCCGGCTTCGCGCAGTCGGGTGTGATGACGACGCTCAAGCACTTTCCGGGACTCGGCCAGGTCATCGGCAACACCGACGTCAGCGCGAACGTCGTGGACTCGGTGACGACCGCCGGCAGCTCCGGTCTCACGCCCTTCCGGGCGGGGATCCGTGCCGGTTCGCCGTTCGTCATGGTCTCATTGGCCACGTACGCCAAGATCGACTCCAAGCACCTGGCGGCCTTCTCGCCGACTGTCATCGGTCAGCTGCTGCGTCGTGACATGGGCTTCAAAGGCGTGGTGATCTCGGACGACCTCGGGAACGCGGTCGCGGTGCGGTCCTTCACCCCGGCGCAGCGGGCGCTGAACTTCCTTTCGGCAGGCGGCGACATGATCCTCACCGTGCAGCCGAGCACGGTACCGGCGATGGCGCAGGCGATCCGGACCCGGATGCAGCAGGACGCCTCCTTCCGAGCCAAGGTGGACGACAGCGTGCACCGGATCCTCGCCGCGAAGCACGATGCGGGGTTGCTCGTCTGTCGCTGA
- a CDS encoding WhiB family transcriptional regulator, whose translation MNWREMAACRLEDPELFFPVSDDGLSLLQVERAKQVCHRCPVLRECRRWALRYGETDGVWGGLTPGQRRALVQAHRI comes from the coding sequence GTGAATTGGCGTGAGATGGCCGCTTGCCGCCTTGAAGATCCTGAACTGTTCTTTCCCGTCAGCGACGACGGCTTGTCCCTCCTCCAGGTCGAACGAGCCAAGCAGGTCTGCCACCGCTGCCCCGTCTTGCGTGAATGTCGCAGGTGGGCGCTGCGCTACGGCGAGACGGACGGGGTGTGGGGCGGGCTCACACCGGGTCAACGGCGGGCGCTGGTCCAGGCCCATCGCATCTGA
- a CDS encoding PPOX class F420-dependent oxidoreductase produces MTQGPAPRTLSDEALSELLAKQQFGTLATVKRSGHPHLTTMLYSWDSNSRMVRFSTTADRVKVGHLRRDPRAALHVRGGDVWSFAVAEGEAEVSEITRVAGDEVGRELLGMIPQDAKPEDEDAFLEQLVAERRLVIRLKVDRLYGTALDIDG; encoded by the coding sequence ATGACTCAAGGACCAGCACCTCGCACACTGTCCGACGAAGCCCTCTCCGAACTGCTCGCCAAGCAGCAGTTCGGTACACTCGCCACCGTCAAGCGCAGTGGTCATCCTCACCTGACCACCATGCTGTACAGCTGGGACTCCAACTCCCGCATGGTGCGGTTCTCGACGACGGCCGACCGCGTCAAGGTCGGCCACCTGCGGCGCGACCCACGTGCGGCCCTGCATGTGCGGGGCGGAGACGTGTGGTCGTTCGCCGTCGCTGAAGGCGAGGCCGAGGTCTCCGAGATCACGAGGGTTGCTGGCGACGAGGTCGGCCGGGAACTGCTCGGGATGATCCCGCAGGACGCAAAGCCGGAGGACGAGGATGCGTTCCTGGAACAGCTGGTTGCCGAGCGGCGACTGGTCATCCGGTTGAAGGTGGACCGGCTCTATGGAACGGCGCTCGACATCGACGGCTAG
- a CDS encoding restriction endonuclease gives MATPVRRRRPVNPRRAFDLRYTALFFGLLAAVVSLVGLTARTAISVAEQRPTWAAVLGVLVLTAALLLRRRRRHPVSVARTARKATAALDEATRTALDVLDHDPSPGEAPAASDTADGPLVIPAGRTDPHETPAVSRNAEEAVTLTPDVATVRPTTGPVDLEALGPDEFEQATAALCERDGCTEVEVVGGAGDLGADVVATAPDGRRVVIQCKRYGDTNRVGSQDLQRFGGTCFTVHGADVAIVVTTSGFTAPALEYAEQCGIVCWDGEDLQAWSDGTGPEPWRPRTPKPTYADPQSGSDRQPLYAPATTGSGSPTCPSRRCRAPFHRAGPPSTG, from the coding sequence GTGGCAACGCCCGTCCGCCGTAGGCGACCAGTGAACCCTCGGCGCGCCTTCGATCTGCGCTACACGGCCCTCTTCTTCGGTCTCCTGGCCGCTGTCGTCAGCCTGGTGGGCTTGACCGCCCGGACGGCGATCAGCGTCGCCGAGCAGCGCCCCACCTGGGCCGCCGTCCTCGGAGTACTCGTTCTGACAGCGGCCCTGCTCCTGCGGCGGCGTCGGCGGCATCCGGTCTCCGTGGCACGGACCGCGCGCAAGGCCACCGCCGCGCTGGACGAGGCGACCAGGACGGCACTCGACGTGCTCGATCACGACCCTTCTCCCGGCGAGGCCCCCGCCGCATCCGACACGGCCGACGGACCGCTCGTCATACCCGCCGGGCGGACGGATCCCCACGAGACGCCCGCCGTCTCCCGTAACGCCGAGGAGGCCGTCACGCTCACGCCCGACGTGGCGACCGTCCGCCCGACGACCGGGCCCGTCGACCTCGAGGCCCTGGGGCCCGATGAGTTCGAGCAGGCCACAGCCGCCCTGTGCGAGCGCGACGGATGCACTGAGGTGGAGGTCGTCGGCGGAGCCGGGGACCTCGGCGCCGACGTCGTGGCCACGGCTCCGGACGGAAGGCGTGTCGTCATCCAGTGCAAGCGCTACGGCGACACCAATCGGGTCGGTTCCCAGGACCTCCAGCGCTTCGGCGGCACGTGCTTCACGGTCCACGGGGCAGATGTCGCGATCGTCGTCACCACCAGCGGCTTCACCGCCCCAGCGCTGGAGTACGCCGAGCAGTGCGGGATCGTGTGCTGGGACGGGGAGGACCTGCAGGCGTGGAGCGACGGCACCGGGCCGGAACCCTGGCGGCCACGGACGCCGAAACCGACGTACGCTGACCCTCAAAGTGGCTCTGACCGGCAACCGCTGTACGCACCCGCCACGACCGGCAGTGGCAGCCCGACCTGTCCTAGCCGTCGATGTCGAGCGCCGTTCCATAGAGCCGGTCCACCTTCAACCGGATGA
- a CDS encoding LysE family translocator: protein MLIQFLTAAGVLTVLTMVPGPDMAVVTKRAVSSGWQDGLRTVGGITVGLLVRGVLSVAGLAAVLAASATAYTVVKLAGAAYLVFLGVQALIHSRGVQAQAEDMPPAAPVGNPWRTGLVSNLFNPKIAVFYTGLLPTLAPSGLSPHTGMALLVLIHAALTAVWLGGYLMLLAKARVFFQKPAVRRAMDRVTGVVLIGFGLKVAATQP from the coding sequence GTGCTCATACAGTTCCTCACTGCGGCCGGCGTGCTCACTGTGCTGACCATGGTGCCCGGGCCGGACATGGCCGTCGTGACGAAGCGGGCCGTCTCTTCCGGATGGCAGGACGGGCTGCGGACGGTCGGCGGCATCACCGTCGGGCTGCTGGTCCGGGGTGTTCTCTCGGTCGCGGGCCTCGCCGCGGTCCTGGCCGCCTCTGCCACCGCGTACACCGTGGTCAAGCTGGCCGGGGCCGCCTACCTTGTCTTCCTCGGCGTCCAGGCGCTGATCCACAGCCGGGGTGTCCAGGCGCAGGCCGAGGACATGCCCCCTGCCGCACCTGTCGGCAACCCCTGGCGGACCGGCCTGGTCAGCAACCTCTTCAACCCCAAGATCGCCGTCTTCTACACCGGTCTGCTGCCGACGCTGGCCCCGTCCGGGCTTTCCCCCCACACCGGAATGGCACTGCTGGTCCTCATCCACGCGGCGCTGACCGCCGTGTGGCTCGGCGGCTACCTGATGCTGCTGGCCAAGGCCCGCGTCTTCTTCCAGAAGCCCGCCGTGCGCCGGGCCATGGACCGCGTCACCGGCGTCGTCCTGATCGGGTTCGGCCTGAAGGTCGCCGCGACTCAGCCCTGA
- a CDS encoding class I SAM-dependent methyltransferase: MSGRALSFGVVAEAYERFRPGYPVELFDMVMAYAGHPVRTALEIGAGTGKATRLFAQRGVMVTATEPDKSMLAELRKHVPGNVRTVQAAFEDLRSSERYGLVYAAAALHWTNPEGRWSRMAALLEPGGVFASFGGPFRLADPAVEEAVHAARAPFLDSDEIPSPDGTPPGHDMQWPGTELQRSEWFTDVQQSTIGRRLSMSARDYVGHLSTISAYLVLPPLAREQVFSEIMQVLPDRVEMTADITVHLARRRYES, encoded by the coding sequence ATGTCTGGTCGCGCGCTGAGCTTCGGAGTGGTGGCGGAAGCATACGAACGGTTCCGGCCGGGGTATCCCGTGGAGCTGTTCGACATGGTGATGGCGTACGCGGGCCATCCGGTTCGGACTGCGCTCGAAATCGGAGCCGGGACAGGGAAAGCAACTCGCCTGTTCGCTCAACGGGGGGTCATGGTCACCGCGACCGAGCCTGACAAATCCATGCTCGCCGAGCTGCGCAAGCACGTGCCGGGAAACGTCAGGACGGTGCAAGCTGCGTTCGAGGACTTGCGATCGAGCGAGCGGTACGGGCTGGTTTATGCGGCGGCAGCGCTGCATTGGACGAACCCGGAGGGCCGGTGGTCACGCATGGCCGCGCTGCTTGAGCCGGGTGGCGTGTTTGCCTCGTTCGGCGGGCCATTCCGACTGGCCGACCCGGCTGTGGAGGAAGCTGTTCACGCGGCGCGAGCACCGTTTTTGGACAGCGACGAGATTCCGTCCCCAGACGGGACGCCTCCGGGGCATGACATGCAGTGGCCGGGTACGGAGCTCCAACGGTCTGAGTGGTTCACTGATGTTCAACAGTCCACCATCGGACGGCGCTTGAGCATGAGCGCTCGCGACTACGTCGGGCACCTCTCAACCATTTCGGCTTATCTCGTCCTGCCGCCCCTGGCACGAGAGCAGGTGTTCAGCGAGATCATGCAGGTCCTACCGGACAGGGTCGAGATGACCGCCGACATCACCGTCCATCTCGCACGTCGACGCTACGAGAGCTGA
- a CDS encoding multicopper oxidase family protein — MAGALGGAAVFPRGPLGTQAYALSAHGTKSADTPVPHTPPLKKYVDPLPRPMTAVPDPSVYPGADYYEITMRQGSWRFHRDLGPATVWGYWAENPHDPRKAIGMGYLGPTLSVTKDHPTVVKYRNELPTTHLFQFVIDAIRNGDPQLTPIAPPPYESKPPFPPNINVWNVVHQHGGFTPPQSDGMPLQSFSPDGFHAESYFTLDPSRVKPNEAIYGYTNHDRSCLLWYHDHAMGMTSVNVYAGLAGLYVIRDPADERLGLPRGEFEVPLVLQDRTFHRDGSLAYTMTQRQGEDTPVVNGKAYPFLAVEPRRYRLRILNASNERFWRLRFDVPRDVLPQPTLPFWLIGTDGGFRAPLQMLNFLISPAERYDLIVDFSQMPMGTNVTLTNYNAPVHYPDGDGPEISEIMQFQVTKPLSGGADRTTPPKRLRLPTVAPIEPKPHTRRREWVVYQHQLFGTMTFNAVPFMEPSQDFIKAGSTEIWEYINPNHDAHPMHVHLVNFQVLNRQPIDAAAYQADYDRWIYGGRKPEDRPVLENYLTGPPIPPDPDEARSAKDTVKVYPEQVTRIIIQEFSPPTGTIASIPGSGTEFPATYVHHCHILEHEDDDLMRPWTIIDQDDHGSGEHGGGHGHGH; from the coding sequence ATGGCCGGTGCCCTCGGCGGTGCGGCCGTGTTTCCACGGGGTCCTCTGGGAACACAGGCGTATGCGTTGTCGGCTCACGGAACAAAATCTGCGGACACACCGGTGCCGCACACCCCTCCGCTGAAGAAGTACGTCGACCCGCTGCCCAGGCCGATGACAGCCGTCCCGGATCCTTCCGTCTATCCGGGCGCCGACTACTACGAGATCACGATGCGACAGGGCTCGTGGCGTTTCCACCGGGATCTCGGGCCGGCGACCGTGTGGGGTTACTGGGCCGAGAACCCGCACGATCCTCGCAAGGCGATCGGCATGGGCTATCTGGGGCCGACCCTCAGCGTGACCAAGGACCACCCTACGGTCGTCAAGTACCGCAACGAGCTGCCGACCACCCACCTGTTCCAGTTCGTGATCGACGCCATTCGCAACGGGGACCCCCAGCTCACCCCGATCGCTCCGCCTCCCTACGAGAGCAAACCGCCCTTCCCTCCGAATATCAACGTGTGGAACGTCGTACACCAGCACGGCGGTTTCACACCACCACAGTCCGACGGCATGCCGCTGCAGTCGTTCAGCCCGGACGGCTTCCATGCAGAGTCCTACTTCACCCTGGACCCGAGCCGGGTCAAACCCAACGAAGCGATCTACGGCTACACCAACCACGACCGGTCGTGCCTGCTCTGGTATCACGATCACGCCATGGGGATGACCAGCGTGAACGTCTATGCGGGTCTTGCCGGTCTCTACGTCATTCGTGACCCCGCCGACGAACGGCTCGGGCTGCCGCGAGGCGAATTCGAGGTTCCCCTCGTCCTGCAGGACCGGACCTTCCACCGGGACGGCTCGCTCGCCTACACCATGACCCAGAGGCAGGGCGAGGACACCCCGGTCGTCAACGGGAAGGCGTACCCCTTCCTCGCCGTCGAGCCGCGACGCTACCGGCTGCGCATTCTCAACGCTTCGAACGAGCGTTTCTGGCGGCTGAGATTCGACGTCCCGAGGGACGTACTGCCTCAGCCCACACTGCCGTTCTGGCTGATCGGCACCGACGGCGGATTCCGTGCTCCCTTGCAAATGCTGAACTTCCTGATCTCGCCGGCCGAGCGGTACGATCTGATCGTCGACTTCAGCCAGATGCCCATGGGTACGAACGTCACATTGACGAACTACAATGCGCCGGTCCACTACCCGGACGGTGACGGACCGGAAATCTCGGAAATCATGCAGTTCCAGGTCACCAAACCATTGTCCGGAGGCGCGGACAGGACGACGCCGCCCAAGAGACTCAGGCTGCCGACGGTCGCTCCCATCGAGCCGAAACCGCACACCCGCCGACGGGAATGGGTCGTGTACCAGCACCAGCTCTTCGGCACCATGACGTTCAACGCGGTGCCGTTCATGGAGCCGTCCCAGGACTTCATCAAGGCGGGCTCGACCGAGATCTGGGAGTACATCAATCCCAACCACGACGCCCACCCGATGCATGTCCACCTCGTCAACTTCCAGGTGTTGAACAGGCAGCCGATCGACGCGGCCGCCTACCAGGCGGATTACGACAGATGGATCTACGGTGGCCGCAAACCTGAAGACCGACCGGTGCTGGAGAACTATCTGACCGGCCCACCGATTCCGCCGGACCCGGACGAAGCGCGGTCCGCCAAGGACACGGTCAAGGTCTATCCGGAGCAGGTGACCAGGATCATCATTCAGGAATTCAGTCCGCCGACCGGTACCATCGCGTCGATTCCGGGCAGCGGCACCGAGTTCCCTGCGACGTACGTCCACCACTGCCACATTCTCGAACACGAAGATGATGACCTGATGCGCCCGTGGACGATCATCGATCAGGACGACCACGGCAGCGGCGAGCACGGCGGCGGCCACGGCCACGGCCACTGA
- a CDS encoding ankyrin repeat domain-containing protein: MSDHWTPAHHAVEQEDAEALARLLAAGSDPDEVFSNMTLLTHAIDVEGDGSLQSGQPLTVHTTAVLLAFGADPELADPDGRTPMDMANHHGHDLAVKLLQAHISRQAADNR; the protein is encoded by the coding sequence GTGAGCGACCACTGGACACCCGCGCATCACGCGGTCGAGCAGGAGGATGCTGAGGCCTTGGCCCGGTTGCTGGCCGCTGGTTCCGATCCCGATGAGGTCTTCAGCAACATGACGCTGCTGACGCACGCGATCGATGTCGAGGGTGATGGCTCTCTGCAGAGCGGGCAGCCGTTGACTGTGCACACCACGGCCGTGCTGCTTGCCTTCGGGGCTGATCCGGAGCTCGCAGACCCAGACGGCCGCACCCCCATGGACATGGCCAATCACCACGGCCACGACCTGGCCGTGAAACTGCTGCAGGCCCACATCAGCAGACAAGCCGCCGATAACAGATGA
- a CDS encoding IS5 family transposase (programmed frameshift): MVERLVPDELWELFQRVVPDAPSRPQGGGRRRHGDREVLAAIVFVATSGCTWQQLPAASFGPSGATAHRRFAEWTQARVWAKLHRLVLDELGSRGELDWSRCAIDSVNMRALKKGDLTGPNPVDRGKYGSKIHLITERTGLPLSVGISGANLHDSQALIPLVKGIPPIRSRRGRRRRRPDKLHADKGYDYPHLRRWLRERGIKHRIARKGIETSQRLGRHRWTIERTMSWLAGCRRLHRRYERKAEHFLAFTSIACTLICYRRLVC, from the exons ATTGTTGAGCGGCTGGTGCCGGACGAATTGTGGGAGTTGTTCCAGCGGGTGGTGCCTGACGCCCCTTCGCGGCCTCAGGGCGGTGGCCGCCGCCGGCATGGCGACCGTGAAGTGCTGGCCGCGATCGTGTTCGTGGCCACGTCGGGCTGCACGTGGCAGCAGTTGCCCGCTGCGTCGTTCGGTCCGTCGGGGGCGACGGCTCACCGCCGTTTTGCCGAGTGGACGCAGGCCAGGGTGTGGGCCAAGCTCCACCGCCTGGTCCTCGACGAGCTCGGCTCCCGCGGCGAGTTGGACTGGTCCCGCTGCGCGATCGACTCGGTGAACATGCGGGCCCTGAAAA AGGGGGACCTGACAGGCCCGAATCCTGTTGATCGGGGCAAGTACGGATCGAAGATCCATTTGATCACCGAGCGGACGGGTCTGCCCCTGTCCGTCGGAATCTCCGGGGCGAACCTGCACGACAGCCAGGCACTGATTCCCCTGGTGAAGGGCATACCACCGATCCGCTCCCGCCGCGGGCGGCGGCGACGCAGGCCGGACAAGCTCCACGCAGACAAGGGCTACGACTATCCTCACCTGCGGCGATGGTTACGAGAGCGCGGCATCAAGCACCGCATCGCCCGCAAGGGGATCGAGACCTCGCAGCGACTCGGCCGCCACCGCTGGACCATCGAGCGCACCATGTCCTGGCTCGCCGGCTGCCGCCGCCTCCACCGCCGCTATGAGCGTAAGGCCGAGCACTTCCTCGCCTTCACGAGCATCGCCTGCACCCTCATCTGTTATCGGCGGCTTGTCTGCTGA